The following are encoded together in the Humulus lupulus chromosome 5, drHumLupu1.1, whole genome shotgun sequence genome:
- the LOC133780443 gene encoding uncharacterized protein LOC133780443: MGLALKSVEKMVPLCVTLVKNDCLGSSSASPSVNKEVRFEVIISPQCHCFRGTQSEVGKFVLGTNPDVIVHDDIPVRGPPHDPDIAEYERYDYDPYVNDDLVANGSEVDGPDIRADLPNHSLDVIIVEERRRKNRQTHGTSSNRQGLGGTKENNIWSSPLDIGEGRRTWSAPMFMKEDIEA, translated from the coding sequence ATGGGCTTAGCATTGAAATCTGTTGAGAAGATGGTTCCTTTGTGCGTAACATTGGTTAAGAATGATTGTTTAGGAAGTTCTTCGGCTTCTCCCagtgttaataaagaagttcgatttgaagtGATCATTTCTCCCCAATGTCATTGTTTCAGGggaactcaaagtgaggttggAAAATTTGTTCTAGGGACAAATCCAGACGTTattgtccatgatgatatccctgtTAGAGGCCCGCCACATGATCCTGACATAGCGGAGTACGAGCGCTATGActacgatccttatgtcaatgacgatcTGGTTGCTAATGGATCAGAAGTTGATGGGCCAGATATTAGGGCAGATTTGCCAAACCACAGTTTAGATGTTATTATAGTTGAGGAGCGCAGAAGAAAAAATCGACAAACACATGGGACCAGCAGTAATCGTCAAGGTCTAGGTGGAACTAAAGAGAACAATATATGGAGTTCTCCTTTGGACATAGGCGAAGGTCGTAGAActtggagtgctcccatgtttatgAAAGAAGATATAGAGGCCTAA